The sequence GCACTGATCCGAAAATTTCACCGTCGCCTTCAGCAGTTTCTCCAGGATGGGGACGAGTGGTTTCTGGCTCATTGCAGGCACACGTTCGCCCTTGGGGCGGCCCTGGTGGGCCATGAGGATCAGAGCGGCGCCTTCTTTGAGAATATGTTTCATCGTGGGTAGCATCGCCTGAATGCGCGAGTCGTTCGTCACCTTGCCGCCTTCGATCTCCACATCAAACCCTGCGCGCAGGAGAACCTTCTTACCCTTCAGTTTCGCTTCTTTGAGGAGGGGGTACTGCATGCGAAAAGTGTACTGATTCCGGGGATGAATTCGAGTCGAGTGAGATTGACATCACTGCGTTCACCTTTCAGGATGCCCCCCTCATTCCACACGAACGCAACTCCTTCACCCTCCGAAGCCTTGGCGGAGGAGGGCCTCCTCCGCGCGGCAGGTTCCACGCGATCGAGGAGCGGAATGATCACTTTCGAAAGATCGTTTCCAACAAGGTATCCCCGGCGGTCGAAGTGGAACATTTCACTCAGGCGCTCGGGCAGGTTTTTCTCCGTCGTGGGATACACATCCAGCGAGGCGTCGATGCCCCGCTCCCGGAAGGCGGCATTCCACTGCTTCAGGATCCGCGAGGCATCCGGCACATGCCCGATGATGCCGTAGAGCTCGCGGTGGGGGGAGGGGCGGGGCTTGGTCACTCTGGTAGTATGCCATAGAGTAATGTCATCCTGAGCTCTGTCGAAGGATGACGTCATGGTTCGACAGTGCTCACCATGACACTTGTGTATGAGCACCACCTCGCAAATCATCGTCTGGACGAGTCTTGCGACTTTTATGTTCACACTGATCCTGCACCTGCTCGCGCTCAGGCTCTTTCCGAAGTGGGGCCTTCTGGATTTCCCCGAGCGCTACGGCCTCACACGCCCGCGCATTCCCTACCCCACCGGCATCCTCGCCGTCTTTGTCTTCCTCGTCTTCTTCGTAACCTTCGAATCCACCCTTGCCTTGAAGCCGTGGTCACTGCAGGCGTGCGGGCTCATCGCCGGCATCGCAGTACTCGCCCTTGTCACCTTTCGCGATGACCGCCGTCCCCTCCCCTCCTCCGTGCGGCTGCTCACACAGGTCGTCGTCTCTCTCGTGATCTTTCTCACAGGCACGCGCATCTACACACTGACGAACCCATTCGCCGCATTGACCGGTCTCGATGTGCTTCCGCTCCACACTCTTCAGCTGCCGATTGCCGCACTCGACAATCCCTCGCTGCTCGGCATGCTCTTCACCGTGCTCTGGCTCGGCCTCACCATGAATGCCCTCAACTGGTTCGACGGCATTCGCGGGCAGGTGAGCGTGGTGTCGGTCATCGGCTACGTCACGATCGGGCTTCTGTCACTCAGTGACCGCGTGGGTGATTTTTCGCTCGGCATGATCTCGTTTGCGCTTGCCGCGATCGCGCTGGCCTGCCTGTTCTTCGACCGTCCCGGCCCCCTCGCGCTCATCGGCGATACGGGAGCCATGTTCTTCGGGCTCATGTTGGGCGTGCTCACCATCTTCACGGGAGGCAAGGTGGCCACGGGGTTTCTGGTGCTCGGCGTGCCGCTCATCGACTCCGTGATCGTGATTGCCCGGCGCGTGAAGAGAGGAAAATCCGTCTTCCAGGGGGATGCCCAAAGCGAACACCTGCATCACCGGTTACTGCGTAAAGGATGGACCGAGTGGCAGATCATCGCGCTCACGGCAGGGCTGGGCGCCGCCTTCGGCACGACGGCGCTCT is a genomic window of Candidatus Peribacter riflensis containing:
- a CDS encoding UDP-N-acetylglucosamine:undecaprenyl-P N-acetylglucosaminyl 1-P transferase translates to MSTTSQIIVWTSLATFMFTLILHLLALRLFPKWGLLDFPERYGLTRPRIPYPTGILAVFVFLVFFVTFESTLALKPWSLQACGLIAGIAVLALVTFRDDRRPLPSSVRLLTQVVVSLVIFLTGTRIYTLTNPFAALTGLDVLPLHTLQLPIAALDNPSLLGMLFTVLWLGLTMNALNWFDGIRGQVSVVSVIGYVTIGLLSLSDRVGDFSLGMISFALAAIALACLFFDRPGPLALIGDTGAMFFGLMLGVLTIFTGGKVATGFLVLGVPLIDSVIVIARRVKRGKSVFQGDAQSEHLHHRLLRKGWTEWQIIALTAGLGAAFGTTALFLSTTEKFLAALALFLIMLWLSIYSGRRPLPPSP